A DNA window from Mastomys coucha isolate ucsf_1 unplaced genomic scaffold, UCSF_Mcou_1 pScaffold21, whole genome shotgun sequence contains the following coding sequences:
- the Hps6 gene encoding Hermansky-Pudlak syndrome 6 protein codes for MKRAGTLRLLSDLSNFTGAARLRELLAGDPAVLVRCSPDGRHLLLLRPPGSPAPQLLVAVRGPGLPLERAWPEGDPSPLDVFFVPWLARPALILVWESGLAEVWGVGMEPGWKLLQSTELCPDGGARVMAVAATRGRLVWCEERQLGVEDPPGQLSKAFSHCVCFKTLETSGEAGTKLGCTHILLHHCPSFGLIASRKDLFLVPTPTTWPGVAHVLLIWSPSKGKVIVAAPSLGLSHSKNLSPKQGDTWDFRTLLRGLPGFLSPREPLAVHTWAPSSQGLLLLDLKGKVSLVQCHGGTRTVGILQEAPVGLEGSAALGTFHGTLACVLGSTLELLDMSSGQLLERKVLSTDRVHLLEPPAPGMKNEEELETRGALRLLSALGLFCVCWEVPQGLELPSDKDLVFEEACGYYQRRSLRGTQLTPEELRHNSMFRAPQALASILQGHLPPSTLLTTLRAELRDYRSIEQLKAQLVAGDDEEAGWTELAEHEVARLLRTQLTGDQLAQFNTIFQALPTAAWSATLQALRLQPDRSGRLRSQAPPDVWKKVLRAPTAGKEHPNGILPPFELLCQCLGQLEPQWLPPFVKLAQQQGGPGWGAEGPSLPLYRRALAVLGEEGKRPEALELELLLGSGRPKAVLQAVRQLIKKEQWERALEAGLTLDSSSPLLRSEIFKLLLAEFARHRRLDAHLPLLCRLCPPEVAPNELLLLLRTHLPDDEGTTPFPGPGAEPPLTVGLVRALLEQTGAQGRPSGPVQSAYEEILWDPGTPPPTPPRGPTTSLQASDHPGQEAWVPSGQGLGTADVGVHL; via the coding sequence ATGAAACGTGCAGGAACTCTGCGCCTGCTTTCGGATCTGAGCAACTTCACCGGCGCGGCCCGGCTCCGCGAGTTGTTGGCGGGGGATCCAGCCGTCCTAGTCCGCTGCAGCCCTGACGGCCGCCACTTGCTGCTGTTAAGACCCCCCGGATCGCCCGCCCCGCAACTTCTAGTGGCTGTGCGTGGGCCGGGCCTGCCGCTGGAGCGTGCCTGGCCGGAGGGCGACCCCTCGCCGCTGGATGTCTTTTTCGTGCCGTGGCTGGCGCGACCGGCTCTGATCTTGGTATGGGAGAGTGGCCTAGCAGAGGTGTGGGGCGTAGGGATGGAGCCTGGATGGAAGCTACTTCAGAGCACTGAATTGTGTCCGGATGGTGGAGCCCGCGTGATGGCCGTGGCAGCAACCCGAGGCCGCCTAGTTTGGTGCGAGGAGCGTCAGCTTGGCGTTGAGGACCCACCAGGGCAGCTTTCAAAGGCCTTCAGCCACTGTGTGTGCTTCAAGACCCTGGAAACCAGCGGGGAGGCTGGCACCAAACTAGGTTGCACCCACATCCTGCTACACCATTGCCCCTCTTTTGGACTGATAGCCTCCCGCAAGGACCTCTTCCTGGTGCCTACTCCCACCACTTGGCCTGGTGTGGCCCATGTACTGCTCATCTGGAGCCCAAGCAAGGGGAAGGTAATAGTTGCTGCTCCATCTCTTGGTCTTTCTCACAGTAAAAACCTGAGTCCCAAACAAGGGGATACTTGGGACTTTCGGACCCTGCTTCGAGGCCTTCCTGGATTCCTGTCCCCCAGGGAGCCACTGGCTGTACACACTTGGGCCCCATCCTCTCAGGGCTTGTTATTGCTTGACTTGAAAGGTAAGGTGAGCCTAGTGCAGTGCCATGGTGGTACTCGAACCGTGGGAATCCTGCAGGAGGCCCCTGTAGGCCTAGAAGGGTCGGCAGCCCTGGGAACATTTCATGGCACTTTAGCCTGTGTCCTGGGCTCCACTTTGGAACTACTGGACATGAGCAGCGGGCAGCTGTTGGAAAGGAAGGTTCTCAGTACAGACAGAGTACATCTGCTGGAGCCTCCAGCCCCTGGCATGAAGAATGAGGAAGAGCTGGAGACCCGAGGAGCTCTCCGTTTGCTGTCAGCCTTGggtctcttttgtgtgtgttgggaagtTCCCCAAGGCCTTGAGCTGCCCTCAGACAAGGATCTGGTGTTTGAGGAGGCCTGTGGGTACTACCAGCGTCGGAGCCTTCGAGGTACCCAGCTTACACCAGAAGAACTGCGACACAACAGCATGTTCCGGGCACCTCAGGCCTTGGCCTCCATCCTCCAGGGCCACCTGCCCCCATCCACACTCTTGACGACCCTGAGGGCGGAGCTCCGGGATTATCGGAGTATAGAACAGCTCAAGGCCCAGCTGGTGGCTGGAGACGACGAGGAAGCTGGCTGGACTGAGTTAGCTGAGCATGAGGTGGCCCGCCTGCTGAGGACCCAGTTGACAGGAGACCAGCTGGCCCAATTCAACACCATTTTCCAAGCCCTTCCCACAGCCGCTTGGAGTGCCACCCTCCAGGCCCTGCGGCTCCAGCCAGATAGGAGTGGCAGGCTGAGGTCCCAAGCACCCCCGGATGTTTGGAAGAAGGTACTAAGGGCTCCCACGGCCGGAAAGGAACACCCCAATGGAATACTGCCGCCCTTTGAACTCCTGTGCCAGTGCCTAGGCCAGCTAGAGCCTCAGTGGCTCCCCCCATTTGTGAAACTGGCACAGCAACAGGGTGGTCCAGGCTGGGGGGCTGAAGGCCCCAGTCTACCCCTTTACCGCCGAGCCCTGGCGGTATTAGGTGAGGAAGGGAAGAGACCCGAGGCTCTAGAACTCGAGCTGCTTCTGGGCAGCGGGCGACCCAAAGCCGTGCTGCAAGCTGTAAGGCAGCTGATAAAGAAAGAACAGTGGGAAAGGGCTCTGGAGGCCGGCCTGACCCTGGACTCCTCCAGCCCCCTACTTCGAAGCGAGATCTTTAAGCTGCTGCTGGCAGAGTTTGCCCGGCATCGCCGCCTCGATGCAcacctccctctcctctgtcGCCTGTGCCCACCGGAAGTGGCTCCAAATGAGCTCCTGCTTCTGCTGAGGACACATCTCCCAGATGATGAGGGAACCACCCCTTTCCCTGGGCCTGGGGCCGAGCCCCCTCTCACAGTGGGCTTGGTCAGAGCCCTGCTAGAACAGACTGGGGCTCAAGGAAGGCCCTCTGGCCCAGTTCAAAGCGCCTATGAGGAAATTCTATGGGATCCAGGCactccaccccctaccccacctcgTGGACCTACTACTTCTCTCCAGGCATCAGACCACCCAGGACAGGAAGCCTGGGTACCATCTGGACAGGGGCTTGGCACAGCTGATGTGGGAGTTCATTTGTAG